CAAACTCGCTGTGCTCCATCAAATGCAAGCCATCGGTCCCGTTCTGGGCGAGATCAACAACGAACCCGGCTTCACGCAAGCCTTGGCGCAGGTACTCACCGGTTTTGGGCTCGTCTTCGACGATCAAGATTCGCATGTTTGTCTCCCCTCTCTCTGGCGTGACGATAGTGTGACGAGCTTTAGCGCCCCTGTCATGTAGATAACAAATTTGTAATTCGTTAGATGGCTTTTTGTCAGGAGAGACTCTTCAGAATGGTTCCTTGAAATCGAAGCGTCGCCGACGAGGAGTCCATGTCGATCCCATTCCATCACGCCAGAACGGTGCTCTTAGGCTTGTTGGCACGTTCTGCTGCGACAGCATCGGCACAGACAGCTACCTGTACTCATCAGAGGAAACCATGAACAAAATCAACCAAGTGCTGAGCATTTCTGCGTTGGCCCTGAGTGTGGTCATACCTGTGAGCAGCTTTGCTCAAACAGCCATGGATCACAGCAAGATGGGCATGTCGCATCCGGCAGCCATGACCGACGGAGAAATCAAGAAACTGGACGTCACCAACGGCAAGGTCACGATCAAACATGGTGACATCCTGCACATGGACATGCCAGGCATGACCATGGTGTTCACGGTGAAGGACAAGAGCTTGCTGTCCCAAGTCAAGCCGGGAGACAAGGTCAAGTTCATGGTAGTGAACGAGGGCGGAAAGCTGGTGGTCACCGATATCCAGCCTGCCCAATAAAAAAAACACGTTGACCCTGCGTGCTGTTGCCGCCATGCCTTATGAAACCGGACGGGCAGTGGCTGATCTCAAACCCTGACAGGAGAAAACCATGACCAACATTCGCAAGACTCTGATTGCACTCTGTGCCGCGACGGCATCGATGGGGGCCTTCGCACAAGCTGCTGAGGAACATCAAGCCCACCATCCAGCGGGCGCAGCGTCGGCGGCAGGGCCTGTCAAAAAAGCGCCTGTGAAAGCCATGGGGGCGGACAAGATGGCGGCGATGGACCAGCACATGAAGTCGATGCAAGCCATGCACGAAAAGATGATGGCGGCTCCAACCCTTGAAGCGCGTCAGGCCCTGATGGCTGAGCACATGAAGACGATGCAGGAAGGCATGACCATGATGAAACAGATGGGAGGCAAGGGCATGAAGGGTGACATGGCCAGCCGTCAGCAAATGATGGAAAAACGCATGGACATGATGGAGTCCATGATGCAGATGATGATGGATCGCATGCCCCCGGCTCCAGCCAACTGATTCGCATCAATTGATCGGAGAGTCGCAATGAACCACCAACACCAGGGCAATGATTCGCCCCCGAGCTTTTGGACGACACGCTATGCCATCGGTTTCGTGGTGATTGGTGGCGTCGCAGCCTACTTTCTTCTGACGGAGCATTTGGCCCATGTGGTGGGCGCTTTGCCATATCTGCTTCTTTTGGCCTGTCCCCTGATGCACGTCTTCATGCATGGGGGGCATGGGGGGCATGGTCATCAGCATCAGCACCCGGGCCAGCCGGACAAACCGAGCAGCGCGGAGTCACGCAAGCCAGGAGAACCATCATGAATCATGCTGAGCCTGCATATGGCCTGTGGTCTCTGGTCATCTTCAATTCGGCGATCTTCATCATGTTCGCCTTCAGCTTCTTCAAGCCGGCGACAGCGCGGGATTGGCGTTCATTCAGTGCCTTTTCCGCGTTCATCGTTGCCTTGTTTGTGGAGATGTATGGTTTCCCTCTGACGATTTACCTGTTGTCAGGATGGCTCCAGACTCGATTCCCTGGTCTTGACCTTCTCTCCCACAACTCCGGCCATTTATGGTCCACGCTCCTGGGCGAGAAGGGGGATCCGCATTTTGGCATCCTTCACATCGGTAGCTACATTTTTCTGGGCTATGGCTTCTATTTGTTATCCAAGTCCTGGAATGTGCTGTACCACGCACAGCGCCGCCACGGGTTGGCCACATCTGGGCCCTATGCACGCATTCGGCACCCACAGTACGTCGCCTTCGTGATGATCCTGCTTGGCTTTTTGTTGCAGTGGCCCACCTTGCTGACGCTGATCATGTTCCCGATTTTGTTGGCCATGTATGGGCGTCTTGCCATCACAGAAGAGGCCGAGATGCGTGCAAGTTTTGGCGATGAGTTCGAACGCTATGCGCAGAAGACACCCAGGTTCATTCCTCGACTGAAGTTGAAATGACCGATTGGCGGGTGTGTCCCTCATGAAGGGGGCAAAACGTACGTTTGTCTGGTAGCCGCCAGCCAGATGATCTTGGCTGAATGGAGCAGAGCATGGAACAGATCGAACTGAAGGTGACGGGTATGACCTGCGGCGCGTGTGTCTCGCGTGTCAGCAGGGCCGCGTTGGGCGTGGCAGGGGTGCACAGCGCCGAGGTGGAGCTTGAAAGCGGCTTGGTGCGCGCCAGCGTCGATGCGGCTGACACGGTACAGCCAGCGCTGTTGAAAGCCCTCGCGGCGGCAGGTTACCCAGGGGAGTCGGTTGCGGTGGCCTTGGACGGGCTGCGCAGTGAACCCGAAGACGCCGCAACCAGCTGTGGCAGTGGCGCTCGTACAGGTCGAGGGTGCTGCTGCGGACACTGAGCTTGTCAGTTTGACAGGCTGACCGGCGGACGATGGTGACGGTAGCGGTAACGGGCCGACAAGCCGACCATGGCGCACCGGTTTGGGCGCCAATGCAGAAGAACGAACAAGGAAAACGAGACCATGGACGAACACGCCCAGCACCATCACCACCAACATGCAGTGGCTGGCGGTGATGATCATCCGCCTGAAGGGGCGGAGGTCGCGCCGTCACTGAAGGATCCTGTCTGCGGAATGGCGGTCACCGAGCAGTCTGCTCACCGGCTCGTCCACGATGGACGACCCTACTATTTCTGCAGCGCAGGCTGCCAGAGCAAGTTCGCAACCAATCCACTGCGCTATGTGCCGGAGCCCGATGCTGCGCCAGCATCCACTCCGCCTGCACCGTCGACGCCCGCCGCGCCCGGAGCGATCTACACCTGCCCGATGCACCCCGAGATCAGACAGGACCATCCCGGCAGCTGTCCCAAGTGCGGTATGACACTGGAGCCACTGATCCCTGAGCTGGAGGAGGACGAGAACCCCGAGCTGAGCGACTTTCGCCGCCGATTCTGGTGGACGCTGCCGCTCACGGTGGTGGTTACCATCCTGGCGATGGCCGGCCATCGGCTCAACTGGTTCAATATGGCAGTGCAGAGCTGGATTGAGTTGGTGTTATCGCTGCCGATTGTGTTGTGGGCGGGCTGGCCTTTCTTCTCGCGGGGCTGGCAGTCGGTTGTTAACCGCAGCCCCAACATGTGGACCCTGATCGGCCTGGGTACCGGCGCGGCCTTTGTCTACAGCGTGGTCGCCACCGTGGCGCCACAGGTCTTTCCGGACTCCTTCGTCTCCATGGGCCGGGTCGCGGTCTACTTCGAAGCGGCCGCCGTCATCATCTCACTGACCTTGCTGGGGCAGGTGCTGGAACTGAAGGCCCGCTCGCAGACCTCGGCTGCGATCAAGTCGCTGTTAGGTCTGGCGCCCAAAACGGCGCGTCGCATCCGTCCCGACGGCACTGAGGAGGATGTGCCGCTGACCCATGTGCATGTGGGGGACCTGCTGCGCATCCGTCCCGGCGAGAAGGTGCCGGTGGATGGCACGGTGACAGAGGGCAGCAGCGCAGTGGACGAGTCCATGCTAACTGGCGAGCCGGTGCCGGTGACCAAGCGAGTGGGCGACAGTGTCATCGGCGCGACGCTGAACACGAATGGCGCGCTGGTGATGCGATCAGAGAAAGTCGGCTCGGCCACCATGCTGTCGCAGATCGTGCAGATGGTGGCACAGGCGCAGCGTTCCAAGGCGCCGATGCAGCGCATGGCCGACCTGGTCGCCGGCTACTTTGTGGTCGCCGTGGTTGCGATCGCACTGCTGACGTTCTTTGTCTGGGGCTTTTTCGGTCCACAGCCGAGCTGGGTCTATGCCCTGATCAACGCTGTGGCGGTTTTGATCATCGCCTGCCCCTGCGCGCTGGGGTTGGCCACGCCAATGTCCATCATGGTCGCCACCGGCCGCGGTGCCACGCATGGCGTGCTGTTCCGCGACGCCGCTGCGATCGAGAACCTGCGCAAGATCGACACGCTGATCATCGACAAGACCGGCACACTGACCGAGGGGCGCCCGGCGTTCGACCGCGCGGTGGCCGCACCGGGGTTCGACGAGGCCGAGGTGCTGCGCCTGGCGGCCAGCCTGGACCAAGGCAGCGAGCATCCGCTGGCCGACGCCATCGTGCGCGCGGCACGCGAGCGCAGCCTGTCCCTGGACAAGCCGGAGAACTTCGAGTCGGGCTCGGGGATCGGTGTGCGGGGCCACGTAGGTGCCCGCGAACTGGCACTGGGCAACACGGCGTTGATGGACCAGCTCGGTGTGTCCGTTCAGGCTCTGGTTCCGCAGGCGGAGGCGCTGCGCTCGGAGGGCGCGAGCGTGATGCACCTGGCGGTCGACGGTCAGCTGGCGGGCTTGCTGGCAGTCTCCGATCCGGTCAAGGCGAGCACACCTGAGGCGCTCGCCACGCTGAAGGCGGCCGGACTGCGCATCGTGATGGCGACCGGGGATGGTCTGACCACGGCGCGCTCGGTCGGCGCACGGCTGGGCATTGACGAGGTGCATGGCGAGGTCAAGCCGGCAGACAAGCTAGAGCTGGTGGCTCGTTTACAGAAGGAAGGCCGAGTCGTGGCGATGGCCGGTGATGGCATCAACGATGCACCGGCGCTGGCCAAAGCCGACGTTGGGATTGCCATGGGCACTGGTACGGACGTGGCGATGAACAGCGCCCAGGTCACGCTGGTCAAGGGGGATCTGCGCGGCATCGCGGTCGCCCGCTCCCTGTCGGAGGACACCGTAGGCAACATGAAGCAAAACCTGATGTTTGCCTTCCTCTACAACGCCTTGGGCATTCCGATTGCGGCCGGTGTGCTGTACCCGCTGACAGGCTGGCTGCTGTCGCCGCTGATCGCAGCGCTGGCGATGAGCTTCAGTTCGGCTTCGGTCATCGGCAATGCCCTGCGCCTGCGACGCGGCCCTTGACCATGAGCGACTACCGCTTTCACCGGGAGGCGACGGCCACGCTCGCCGCGCCGGTGGAGGTGGTGTTTGCGCTGTTGGACGATCCGGCCCACATCGGGGCGCACATGGGCCGGCGCTCGGCCATGATGGCAGGCGCCTTGATGCGCACCGAGACGGACACGCGCCAGGGCCAGGCCGTTGGCTCCGTCATCCGCATGGCCGGCCGCGTGCTCGGCGTGAACCTGACGCTGGAGGAAGCGGTGATCGAGCGTGTGCCCCCGCGCCGTAAGGTCTGGGAGACACTCGGGGATCCGAAACTGCTCGTGATCGGGCGCTACCGCATGGGCTTCGACCTGACCCCGGTCGCAAACAAGGTTGACCTGAAAGTGTGGATCGACTACGACCTGCCGGCGCGTGGCGTGCCGCGCTGGCTTCGGGTGCCGTTAGGCCGCGTCTATGCCGACTGGTGCGTGAGGCAGATGGTGCGGGAGGCTGCGCAGGCCTTCGGCGGGGAGCGGCCATGAACGGAACTGGACTGCCTCCGAATGCACCGGGCCTGATCGCCGCACTCGCCGTTGGCCTGGTGATCGGGCTGGAGCGGGGGTGGCACGATCGCGAACTTCCGGAGGGCGGCCGGGTCGCGGGCCTGCGCACCTTCGCGCTGACGGGTTTGCTTGGCGGCGTGCTCGGTCATCTGCAGCCGGACTTCGGCCCCTGGCCATTGCTGGGTGCGCTGCTCGGGTTGTCCCTGCTGCTGACGGTGTCCTACACCCGAGCTGCCACACTGTCGGGCAACCTCAGTGCCACCACGGCCGTAGCGATGCTGCTCACGCTGGTGCTCGGTGCCTTTGCGGCACACGGCGACATCACCCTGGCGCTTGCGGCGTCGGTAATCGTGGCCGTGCTGCTGGACCTCAAACCCACGCTTCATGGCTGGCTGAGGTTGATTGAGCACCGCGAGCTGACGGCTTCACTGCAATTGCTGGTGCTGTCCGTGGTCGTCCTGCCCTACCTGCCCAATGCGGGGCTGGGGCCGTATGGCGCGCTGAACCCTTACCAGCTGTGGTGGGCGGTCATCCTGATCGCCGGGCTGTCTCTGGCGGGCCACTTCGCCATGCGTTTTACAGGGGCCCAAAGAGGTATCTTGTGGACCGGCTTATTGGGTGGCTTGGCGTCATCCACGGCAGCCACCTTGGCGCTGGCACGCTACACCCGTCAGCAACCAGCGATGGTCAGTGCCGCCGCTTCAGGAATGATGGCGGCATGTGGCGTCATGTTTTTCCGCATGGCGGTGCTGATTGGTGTCATCGAACCGGTGCTTCTGACCACCTTTGGGAGCGCGCTGGTCGTATCAGGACTCCTTCTGCTGAGCATGGCGCTGTGGCGTTGGCACCGGATGGCAGGTGACGCCAAAAATGAACATACCGTGGAGGCGATGGCCCCCTTTGATCTCGGAACAGCGCTTGGCTTTGCGGGATTCCTTGCCGTCATGGCAGTCATGGTCCCGGCAGCGAAGCAATGGTTGGGAAACTACGGCATCTATGTGCTGTCGACCGTATCGGGTCTGGCAGATGTGGATGCGATTTTGATTTCGCTGGCCCGGTTGCACGGTGCCGGTGATGTGGCAACGGGGACTGCCGCTGTTGCACTGGGTCTCGCCACGTTGGCCAATATGCTGACCAAGTCAGGTATAGCGTGGACAACAGGAGGAAGCCAGGTCGGCAAGACTGTGGTGGGCAGCTACCTGATCGCGCTCATTGGTGGCGGCATATCACTGTGGTTGACGCTGGCCTTGGGGCGAGCTTGAGCGCGATGGGGTGGGCAAGAAAGATGACGGAAACGTAATCTACGCCTCATCTTGCTATCAGGCTCGTGTGATGAGAATGGCTTTAGACGTACCGATTTTTCAGATGCATTGAACTGAAAGGACATGTGCAATGAACTCAACGTATCACCGCTTTACGGAGCTTTTCCAACAGTTGGGACTGCCGTCTGACGTCGAGAGCATCAAAGGCTTTTTGTCGAGCCACAGCCCACTTGACGCATCCATCAGACTGGAAGATGCGTCTTTTTGGACAGCGTCCCAGGCGACCTTGTTGCGCGATGAAATACTCAAAGACGCTGATTGGGCGGAAATCGTTGATCAGCTGAATGCCGCATTGCGTGGTGTGGGCGGCAGGTAATGGTCACCATGCGCCAGGCCCTGTCCCTTGGTGTGGCTTGCCTGTCCCTGGCTCTCGGCTCAGTCAGCTACGGACAAGAGGCTCCACTGGGGGCCAGTCTTGAGGGGCTGTTGAAGTCCGCCAAAGACAACAACCCGGAGTTCGCCAGCATGCGGTTTGATGCCGCTGCTGCGACAGAGCGGGTCGTGTCTGCCAGCGCACTGCCAGATCCGAAGTTCCGCACCGAATGGCGCGATATCACGCGCATGGGCGAGCAAAGTCCGACGCTCTTACCTGGACGTGTGGGCAGTACCCGTTATCTGCTGATGCAGGATTTGCCGTGGGCCGGCAAACGCGATCTCAAACGTGAAGTCGCCGAGTCGCAGGCGGATGCCGCAAGAGGGCGCGCTGCAGGGTCTTGGAGCGAGCTGGCCGCCAAGATCAAGACCACCTATGCGCAGCTCTATTACCTGGATCAGAGCGAACTCTTGGCCAGGGAGATCCTGGACCTGATGATTCGCCTCGAACAAGTGGCCCAGGTTCGCTACGCTGGCGGCCTCACGGCACAGCAGGATGTGATCCGGGCGCAGTTAGAGCAGACGGCGATGCGCAACGAATTGATCACCATCGAGACTGAGCGCCGACAGCTCCGTGCAAGGTTGAATGCGCTGGTGGGTCGACCTTCGAACGAGCCTTTGGCAACGCCCGTTCAGCTTCGACCACTGCCCACGCCCGAAAGCGTCAGCTTTGCCGCATTGGAGCCGCGTGCACGGTCCAGCAGTCCCTTGCTCAAAACAGAGATATCGCAGATTCGCACCGCCGAAAAGAATCGGGAGCTGACCTACAAAAACCGCTATCCAGATTTCTCGGTGGGCGTCTCACCCATCCAGTATGGCAGCGCGGTCCGCGAGTGGGAGTTGATGGTCGAGATCAACATTCCTTTGCAGCAACACGCGCGACGAGCCCAGGAGCGTGAATCGGAAGCCATGCTCGCGTCCGCCCAGTCTCGCCAAGAGGGGGTCACCAATCAAGTCCTGGCCGACCTGTACGAAGGCGTCGCGGGGTTGGAGGCCGCCCGCAGCTCGTTGAAGTTGACCACC
This is a stretch of genomic DNA from Aquabacterium olei. It encodes these proteins:
- a CDS encoding DUF2933 domain-containing protein is translated as MNHQHQGNDSPPSFWTTRYAIGFVVIGGVAAYFLLTEHLAHVVGALPYLLLLACPLMHVFMHGGHGGHGHQHQHPGQPDKPSSAESRKPGEPS
- a CDS encoding methyltransferase family protein — protein: MNHAEPAYGLWSLVIFNSAIFIMFAFSFFKPATARDWRSFSAFSAFIVALFVEMYGFPLTIYLLSGWLQTRFPGLDLLSHNSGHLWSTLLGEKGDPHFGILHIGSYIFLGYGFYLLSKSWNVLYHAQRRHGLATSGPYARIRHPQYVAFVMILLGFLLQWPTLLTLIMFPILLAMYGRLAITEEAEMRASFGDEFERYAQKTPRFIPRLKLK
- a CDS encoding SRPBCC family protein — its product is MSDYRFHREATATLAAPVEVVFALLDDPAHIGAHMGRRSAMMAGALMRTETDTRQGQAVGSVIRMAGRVLGVNLTLEEAVIERVPPRRKVWETLGDPKLLVIGRYRMGFDLTPVANKVDLKVWIDYDLPARGVPRWLRVPLGRVYADWCVRQMVREAAQAFGGERP
- a CDS encoding heavy-metal-associated domain-containing protein, giving the protein MEQIELKVTGMTCGACVSRVSRAALGVAGVHSAEVELESGLVRASVDAADTVQPALLKALAAAGYPGESVAVALDGLRSEPEDAATSCGSGARTGRGCCCGH
- a CDS encoding TolC family protein; this translates as MVTMRQALSLGVACLSLALGSVSYGQEAPLGASLEGLLKSAKDNNPEFASMRFDAAAATERVVSASALPDPKFRTEWRDITRMGEQSPTLLPGRVGSTRYLLMQDLPWAGKRDLKREVAESQADAARGRAAGSWSELAAKIKTTYAQLYYLDQSELLAREILDLMIRLEQVAQVRYAGGLTAQQDVIRAQLEQTAMRNELITIETERRQLRARLNALVGRPSNEPLATPVQLRPLPTPESVSFAALEPRARSSSPLLKTEISQIRTAEKNRELTYKNRYPDFSVGVSPIQYGSAVREWELMVEINIPLQQHARRAQERESEAMLASAQSRQEGVTNQVLADLYEGVAGLEAARSSLKLTTESMLPQAELTYRSALAGYEAGKVDFATLLDAQKQIRQAKLNQVKAGVSAQMRLADIERIVGDDL
- a CDS encoding heavy metal translocating P-type ATPase, with protein sequence MDEHAQHHHHQHAVAGGDDHPPEGAEVAPSLKDPVCGMAVTEQSAHRLVHDGRPYYFCSAGCQSKFATNPLRYVPEPDAAPASTPPAPSTPAAPGAIYTCPMHPEIRQDHPGSCPKCGMTLEPLIPELEEDENPELSDFRRRFWWTLPLTVVVTILAMAGHRLNWFNMAVQSWIELVLSLPIVLWAGWPFFSRGWQSVVNRSPNMWTLIGLGTGAAFVYSVVATVAPQVFPDSFVSMGRVAVYFEAAAVIISLTLLGQVLELKARSQTSAAIKSLLGLAPKTARRIRPDGTEEDVPLTHVHVGDLLRIRPGEKVPVDGTVTEGSSAVDESMLTGEPVPVTKRVGDSVIGATLNTNGALVMRSEKVGSATMLSQIVQMVAQAQRSKAPMQRMADLVAGYFVVAVVAIALLTFFVWGFFGPQPSWVYALINAVAVLIIACPCALGLATPMSIMVATGRGATHGVLFRDAAAIENLRKIDTLIIDKTGTLTEGRPAFDRAVAAPGFDEAEVLRLAASLDQGSEHPLADAIVRAARERSLSLDKPENFESGSGIGVRGHVGARELALGNTALMDQLGVSVQALVPQAEALRSEGASVMHLAVDGQLAGLLAVSDPVKASTPEALATLKAAGLRIVMATGDGLTTARSVGARLGIDEVHGEVKPADKLELVARLQKEGRVVAMAGDGINDAPALAKADVGIAMGTGTDVAMNSAQVTLVKGDLRGIAVARSLSEDTVGNMKQNLMFAFLYNALGIPIAAGVLYPLTGWLLSPLIAALAMSFSSASVIGNALRLRRGP
- a CDS encoding copper-binding protein; translation: MNKINQVLSISALALSVVIPVSSFAQTAMDHSKMGMSHPAAMTDGEIKKLDVTNGKVTIKHGDILHMDMPGMTMVFTVKDKSLLSQVKPGDKVKFMVVNEGGKLVVTDIQPAQ
- a CDS encoding DUF2789 domain-containing protein, which gives rise to MNSTYHRFTELFQQLGLPSDVESIKGFLSSHSPLDASIRLEDASFWTASQATLLRDEILKDADWAEIVDQLNAALRGVGGR
- a CDS encoding MgtC/SapB family protein encodes the protein MNGTGLPPNAPGLIAALAVGLVIGLERGWHDRELPEGGRVAGLRTFALTGLLGGVLGHLQPDFGPWPLLGALLGLSLLLTVSYTRAATLSGNLSATTAVAMLLTLVLGAFAAHGDITLALAASVIVAVLLDLKPTLHGWLRLIEHRELTASLQLLVLSVVVLPYLPNAGLGPYGALNPYQLWWAVILIAGLSLAGHFAMRFTGAQRGILWTGLLGGLASSTAATLALARYTRQQPAMVSAAASGMMAACGVMFFRMAVLIGVIEPVLLTTFGSALVVSGLLLLSMALWRWHRMAGDAKNEHTVEAMAPFDLGTALGFAGFLAVMAVMVPAAKQWLGNYGIYVLSTVSGLADVDAILISLARLHGAGDVATGTAAVALGLATLANMLTKSGIAWTTGGSQVGKTVVGSYLIALIGGGISLWLTLALGRA